The sequence below is a genomic window from Lolium perenne isolate Kyuss_39 chromosome 7, Kyuss_2.0, whole genome shotgun sequence.
GCTAACTATTCGGTCAGTACAATAGTAGACTGAGATAGTAACCGAAGCACTGAGCAACATCGATTTGCTGTTTTGCACAATAGCAAACTGAAATACCCAGCAACAACGAGATTTGCTGTTTTACATAATAGAAAACTGAAACGCTGAGCAACACGATTTGTTGTTTCACGCGGAGAACATAGGACTTCACATTGTCAGGTTAGTTACTCATAGTTTCCATTGTCAATTTTTTGATGCAACAAGTTCAGATGGAACAACCAGCATTTCAGCAAACACGCTCTCAAGTTTTTTTGTTGTTGAGAATAACACGCTCTCAAGTTAGGGAGCAACATTCAGGCCTAAGCTGTGTTGTCATCCTCTCTATGCCTCATATTCATTTCTCAGACTTCCAAAACTTCATTATGGCCAAGAAAAGATGTGATGGGATGCTCGCAACTTGCTTAGATACGATTACGAAAAATGACAAAAAATAGTATTTTTTCTACTGAAAATCTAATTCAAAATAAACCGGTTTCGAAAATATGTCACGGTTTGACCCTTTTACACAGCGCCAAGGCTTAACAGCGCTCGCCCCCTCGGCGCCATAGTTATAATGCACGACACCTTGACCCTCAGCGCTGTGCTTATTTTCCTACGTGACGAGGAGGGCCATGACATGTAAGTATGGCCCCTTATGCCATCAAATCATGGCACCGCCAGCCATGGCGTCATGGTTCTACCATGTTTAAGTGGTTGGGCCACACGTGGGACGTCCCATATTCGCGACCTCACCCACCCTTTTACCCCTCCTCCATCCCCGAgcacttctctctctctctctctcacacacacacacacacacacacatacaggCACGCACGTACGCATGCACACGCACGCGCACACACACATTCACACACGTACGCGCACACGCACACCACACGCACACACATATTTAGTTATCTATCGTGTTCTTAATTCCACCACACCTTTAtgagagagtagacaagtgaatcCATGAACCCGGTccatttttatcataagaaacaactTTTACTTGCCTTTACATTTTTATCATTAATTAATtttgaaaatacaaaaatatattTAGTTCTTGCAACTACAACCATAAATCAAAAAAACATCTTTATTTACTTGTTTTAGTTTactttctagttttcattttctttatAGTATTTTATTCATTCATCTTTTACTTTACTAATACCGAAactttgtgcttgacaaccacacggtggagtagtGGGCACAAGAGAAAGACTTTGCTTTGCAGGTTGGTAGACGAGGTTGGAAGAAGCTTCGCCTTTCTTTcctgagagttcgatataaaccccaaGTCACCTTTGTGGGGAAAATTTCTCTTGCTGCATCACTCTGCACTTGAAGTCCCAACGAATTGACACACTTGATGTAGTGTCATCACCATGGAAGCATAGGACACCTTTGACAAGTTAAGACATACTCCGTCCATTCACTATTATAATATGTTTAAGGTTTTTTTAAAATGCATGCCTTTCGGTGAGTTGGTTCATTCATTTTGGTTTGTATATATTCCACATTGAAATATCTAAAATGTCTTATTAATAGTGATTCAGTGAACAAAGGGAGTACTTGTCAAGCCCTCCAATAATCACAAGCCCGATGTTCAGGGAGCTCCCCTCCTCGGTTAGGAGGAACCCTCTTTGTTCACATTGTCGATTGAAGAACTAAGTAGGTTAATGTCATCACCACCTCTTCTTCTAGGGGATTAATTTCCTTGGGGATATGCATCCCACTAGGGTGTGCTATGTCAATCCATGTGGGGGAAAATAGCGTACTTTAGATCTTGTAATGTTTTGTATaacgagtgtgtgtgtgtgtgtgtgtgtggggtgggggggggggggatatagTTGAATTTAGTTAATCTCACAATGTTGTGTTTGGTTGCAAGGCTATATATAATTTTGAGCCAATATGGAAAATGTAACAGATGTAACCAAGGGACTCACTACTTAAAGTGATTAATATTTTAATTGTGAAAGAtattaatttttttttctttccttcAGGTGACACCCCTCTTGCTAAATGATATTGAGTAAAATACATGGGAGGTCATCAAACTTGACCTCCTAGTTCGCTATGGTCACTGTACTGTGAAATACTCAAATTACGGTCACTAAATACGCACAGTGTTTCATCGGAGGTCACCGAAGCATGTACAATTTTGTATTTGCTGGTGTGGCACGGAGTTAGACCCCGCCTGTCAGCCCCCTATCATCTGCAGGGACTATTGTCCAATAAAAAAAAGGTTAAATAGCAAAGTTGAGGAATCGGATAAGGATCTAAAAAAAAAACGAAAAGGCCCATGGCCGAACAGCAATACCTCCGGCCTTCCTTATCGTCATCACGCCTCTGGCCTTCCGCCGCCACTAGGAGGGGACGCCGCTATCCGACCTTGACGTCGGGGACGGCCACGTTCAGCGCCAGGCCGGGGCGGGCCACCGCCGGCCGGGCAGGTGCAGGGGAGGGGGGCTGCGTCGTACGGGACATGGCTCTTCCCCATTTTTGCCATGGCCAGCCTCGAGCCCTTCCAGGCGGCGGCGCGGAGTGCCATGGCGGTTGAGGCCGGCGCGGGGGTGGTGCGCGGGGGGCCTCCCGGCGGTGGCGCGCGGAGTTCCATGGTGGCTGAGGCCGGCTTGCCATCCAGTCCTTGCTCGTTGCCGTTCTATCTCGCTGCGCTCGACCTTGTGCGCGCCGGTCACAGCTCAGCACCTATCATCGCAGCTGCCTGTTCCTCCATCTCATCTCCCCCATCCCTCCATGGACACGCTAAAGATGCAGATGCGCCGCTCGCTGGCTGGATGGACGCCGCTCCCTCGCCCGCTACATcgtcccctctcctccatatgtgGCGCGAGCTCGAGCACCACCGTGACGAAGGGCACACAGGGGATCCGCGCCGGCAGGACAGGCATACTCGCCAGCAAGGACGGGCGTGCCGCCCACCGAAGCTCTCCTGGTGATGGCCTTTTTTTAATTTGACCCTTGTCAAAGTTTCAATTTAGCCTTTTTACCTTTAATTATTGCAAAACAGGCAATATTAACACCAGCTGGGCCTGGCATGTGGGGTTGACCAGTGCCACATCAACAAATACGAAGCTGTACAGGCTCGGGTGACCTCCGATGAATCACTGAACGTATTCAGTCACCGTAATTTGCGTATTCCATAGTATAGTGACCGTAGTGAATTAGGGACTCAAGTTCAGTGACCTCCTATGTATTTTACTCAATGATATTACACATAGGTAGCGCGACAACCTTCAATCAGCGGCACCCAACAACTTGCCCCTGCTACGTGAGTGGGCCAAGAAAGATCCATCCTCAATCTCTCCCCCTTCTCCATGATGATCCTCGCCCTTCTTCCTTTGAAAGGACCATCCTTATGCCCCATATTTGTTGATGTGGATATGTGATGAAGCTCTAGTCTGCCTCACTAAGCTTCGGGAGACACCAAGACTGCGAAGAATTGGTATAGGGCAGCTGAATCCAACTTTGACGAGACTCCGTCAAGCAAGAGATTCATCGTCGGCGAGCCCAATCTGACAAAGATGGTGCTAAAAATATGAAGATCGATGATTTGTTGATTTTTGATGTTTCACATGTTATCCTTACACAGTTACAAACTCGTACTCACCCAAATCTGTAATAATTGTCAGGGTTTTAGTTTAAACTAACTCAGATTTGAACTAAACACCATGCACTTATTATGGTCGGAGGTAGTACATGTTTCGTTGAAAGCACAAGGAAAATATGTTGTGAGAACTTTAGGTGTCCACTGCAAATGTTGCATTCATTTTCGATTCCTTTTTGTTTATTGCAAACGCTTGTTTTTCTGCCACATTTGCACGATGATTTATCCCAACGATTTGCAAAGACCAATAGGTATTTATTGTGCACTACATGATAAAATTGTTGTATATGTTTGTTTTAAATGATACATCATTTTTGCATTTTCTAACATATAGCATAGGAAATATTGTGAACATGACAATGACATGTTGTGTCTATGGGAGGGCCATGCTGCAAAGACCAGACGACCAATATCGCAACTTAATATGCAAAGATCAGCTAGGGTGTCAAGTGAGATCCCATCTATATCTCACCTGTAGTgcatttttcctttttattataaattttgattACTAAAATTTGAACTAAAAAAACAAAATACACTATAAGTAAAATCCCGGTGGGATCCCACCTTGACACCTTAGTTTCAGCGTGGTAACACCTAGCACAGGCAATAAAAATGAGCAGTTGCCCAATAAAAAGAGGGAGTGGAAAAAAGGCTGTTGCCAATTCAACTCTTTCGCTCCATCTTCCCGCTATAAACTTACCTTTCCCCTGTCCCTCACAAAGCACAAACACATCTCTCCAACACGACCCTCCGCGCAACTTCCATCGCAAATGGCGCCGCGGTGCAGCAACACCGTCTTCGCGGTCTTTAACGTGGTGACCCTCCTCCTGGGCGCGGCCGTCCTCGCGGCGGGCATCTACGCGAGCGCGCCGCACCGGGGCGGCGCGACGGACTGCGACCGCTTCCTCCGCACGCCGGCGATCGTCCTCGGCGTCGCCATCATGGTGGCCTCGCTCGCGGGTCTCGTAGGCGCCTGCTGCCGCGCGTCGGCGCTCCTCTGGATCTACCTTTTCCTCACGGGGCTCCTCATCCTCGCCGCGCTCTGCTTCGCGGGCTTCGCGTTCGCCGTCACCAACGCGAGCGCCGGGCAGGCCGTGTCCGGGAGAGGGTTCAGGGAGTACCGGCTTGGGGACTACTCCAGCTGGCTGAGGCGCACGGTGGAGGACGGCCGCAACTGGGGAAGGATCAGGAGCTGCCTCATGGAGGCCAATGTGTGCCGGAGCCTGCAGAGCAACCGGACGCTCGACGAGTTCGTCAACGCCAATCTCTCGCCGGTGCAGGTTAGTTACTCATACTCCTCTGATGAACTTGTGAAATATCAGCTGCTGTGTTGGAACATATATTTTAGACTCGAGTGGAGAGTTATTATTCACGTCATAATTCGTTTCTGTATCTGCGCTGCATAGATTCAGCTGTACACTTGCTGTCGTAAGTCACAACACGCACTGACAACGCTGCCAATTCTTACCTAAATAGCAACGTAAGAAATGTTAAGTTCATGTATACATATGGCAACCTCACCGG
It includes:
- the LOC127301059 gene encoding tetraspanin-7, whose product is MAPRCSNTVFAVFNVVTLLLGAAVLAAGIYASAPHRGGATDCDRFLRTPAIVLGVAIMVASLAGLVGACCRASALLWIYLFLTGLLILAALCFAGFAFAVTNASAGQAVSGRGFREYRLGDYSSWLRRTVEDGRNWGRIRSCLMEANVCRSLQSNRTLDEFVNANLSPVQSGCCKPPTACNFTYQNETYWTKPPGYVSGADPDCDAWSNEQSELCYGCQSCKAGVLGNLKNSWKKIAFVNAAFVVLLVVVYGFGCCALRNNRRHKYSLVGK